The genomic window TGCTCTCGACGATGCACTTCCAAAATCAGATATTGTGTTCTTAGCAGTAAAACCCTATCACTGTGATGCACTTTTTAAAGACATGAAACCTTTTATTAATGATGAGCAAATCTTTGTATCCTTAATGGCAGGTGTTAGTATAGAAACCATACAAGAACGTTTAGGCATTAAAAAAGTAATCCGTACCATGCCCAACCTACCAGCAAAAGTAGGCAAAGGTGTAACCTCGTATACTGGCGCTAAAGCTATATCTCGTGTAGAGCTAATTATGGTACGTCAACTCTTAGACACTACAGGAACATCTATCCATGTAGATTCTGAAAAATTTATTGATGCCTCTACCGGAATTTCGGGTAGTGGACCTGCTTATGTCTTTTATTTTATGCAGTCGATGTTAGAAGCTGCTCAAAACATGGGATTCTCAGATTATGATTCTAAAGTCTTAGTTAGTAATACATTTGAAGGGGCTATTGAGTTATTCAATCAATCTAACATCTCACCTGAGCGCTGGATCGATAAAGTAGCCTCTAAGGGTGGCACCACTCAAGCCGCCATAGACTCTATGGAAGACAACAATGTAAAAAAGCTCATACAAGATGCGGCTTATGCGGCATTTGACAGAGCTGTAGAACTAGGTAAAGACAAGTAAGATGGCAGATGATATAAAACGTGTGGTGGTAAAAGTAGGCACCAACGTACTTACAAACAAGGATAATAGAATATTAGGACCTGTACTACGAGAATTGGTACGACAAATCTCTGTGCTTTACGAGCAGGATATTATGGTGATTTTGGTCTCTTCAGGGTCAGCCATTGCCGGCATGGAAGTTTTAGGAGATACAAACATTACAGACAAATCTGTAAGACGCCAAGTGTACTCTTCTGTAGGACAGCCAAGAATGATGCGACATTACTATAGTATTTTTCATGATTATGGTATGCGCTGTGCTCAAATTTTGGCAACAAAACGCGATTTTGACCCAGGCAAACACCGTCAAAACATGATTAATTGTTATGAAGGTCTTTTAGGAGAAGGAGTCATTCCAATCGCCAATGAGGACGACGCCGTTTCCCTTACCATGTCTATGTTTTCAGACAATGATGAGTTAGCCAGCTTAGTTGCTGAGCTTCTTGATGCTGATCGCCTTATTATTCTATCTGATACAGATGGCTTATACACTGGTCATCCTGATGATGAAGATTCAGAAAAATTAAGTATTGTAAAAACCAACCAAAATGTAGAACGCTATGTCTGCGCCTCTAACAAAAAAGAAGGCGAAGGTCGAGGTGGAATGGCTTCAAAACTAAAAATAGCCAAAGGCACTGCCCGTAAAGACATTCCAACCTATATCGCTAATGGCAAACGCGAAAATGTCATTGTAGATATTATTAACAATAAACCCGTAGGCACTAAATTTATTAATGCCTAACAAAACAGAACTATGCAATTATTAAATACAACACTAAAAAACAACGTATTACAAACCATGGCAGAGATTTTAGATCGCGAACGCGACGCTATTATTGCTGCTAATAAAAAAGATTTAGATGCTTTTCAATTAGAAGACCATGCATTATTTCAGCGCCTTATAGTCAATCATAAAAAGGTAGATGAGATGATTACCGCTGTTAATACTGTTCGTGAACAAGATGATCCTGTAGGACGCGAAATCTCTA from Winogradskyella sp. MH6 includes these protein-coding regions:
- the proC gene encoding pyrroline-5-carboxylate reductase, with amino-acid sequence MKVLVIGAGNMGLTYSEGMADSVLLGKQKLRIYDTDPNKIESLRATQKFDVYTALDDALPKSDIVFLAVKPYHCDALFKDMKPFINDEQIFVSLMAGVSIETIQERLGIKKVIRTMPNLPAKVGKGVTSYTGAKAISRVELIMVRQLLDTTGTSIHVDSEKFIDASTGISGSGPAYVFYFMQSMLEAAQNMGFSDYDSKVLVSNTFEGAIELFNQSNISPERWIDKVASKGGTTQAAIDSMEDNNVKKLIQDAAYAAFDRAVELGKDK
- the proB gene encoding glutamate 5-kinase; the encoded protein is MADDIKRVVVKVGTNVLTNKDNRILGPVLRELVRQISVLYEQDIMVILVSSGSAIAGMEVLGDTNITDKSVRRQVYSSVGQPRMMRHYYSIFHDYGMRCAQILATKRDFDPGKHRQNMINCYEGLLGEGVIPIANEDDAVSLTMSMFSDNDELASLVAELLDADRLIILSDTDGLYTGHPDDEDSEKLSIVKTNQNVERYVCASNKKEGEGRGGMASKLKIAKGTARKDIPTYIANGKRENVIVDIINNKPVGTKFINA